From Coffea arabica cultivar ET-39 chromosome 2e, Coffea Arabica ET-39 HiFi, whole genome shotgun sequence, the proteins below share one genomic window:
- the LOC113732841 gene encoding DNA polymerase zeta catalytic subunit-like isoform X3, whose translation MQMGDSPESDSKIFSVRIVSIDYYMAPPIAGIDISYSSFQGGKVNEVPVIRIYGSTPAGQKTCLHVHRALPYFYIPYSDVSLQLDEEDSASTNAISLAIEKALKLKGNAGLKRQHVHGCSLVRAKKLYGFHSSEELFVKIYLYHPQDVSRAATLLLGGAVLDRIVQPHESHIPFLLQFLIDYHLYGMGHLHVSKIKFRHPVPEVFSPRKAAHTFLQRDLTDKSTGIAANTKVDSGADPSLASPIWTSSTIPDDWTWQSYSQSDSLVDQNLLSVKRQSMSELEGDAVVEDILNQLFISYTSLSQTRTDVKMVQSLIPIWEEFERNGEQGPAVPPDPGKPLPEDVLRILSDGLELEKVLADLSRGEYSSFSQDLIKSLTDKGTLVDKVNFLDDPDEALKCLEDGNLPSQTDDGENYGKGHHGHMKQLSADQLQDSNLVGPSKLKASDQDALGLLKWLASSQAAEEINSDDELAHQTILSSFLPTSTVNKALEKASTDFENQSQQECQDILDSVEDAVATEESDDKASNSNHNLLCQTLRNEVIPQVDGSPDDPNSVPFGDKSSSEINYVPETSQLAGLRLTERKRKRPQWGFLPVSSNRNIHNDKCPNCIQGDAHGLNNCTESSSALIGCSMRDLMRKKRSHCSELSECRASEVIKVTSDKEQKDKIFVSKKLTNDEECNRSQISYSPRSAVTDKLGELCECPASAEFAKVNTDGSDLFVHEFAGLCTRGMRCSSRLPGELKKDSPLKEAISSCCQSSNHVGCQIFEKNYSILDSGLKSKVSMHEIPEMGNDNNKDTGVSTTVNLLQTEPQINRHVKSPGFYSSRLSASSMIAHPVELICLTLCQKPPVIEWTDEPDGDSVLSPSISQDPHELVEKEEGISLLGEVADDILPFFINDNLEGKELRNLNCQEAGYSYHQDSIIGVPVHYQNDGSYLYMLTPVQSPPSEENVKRWLSLDGRNTSREKAADASVLFISPKHLSDDLVDSRRPLCHASNLSSLDSEARSESNLHQLNHHNQENFNGQVEAHNDEVRTIQKDAYKILMSKPSAVFSQEHSQLSGPDVKSKLTPLSQMGFRDPASVGGRQQLTIVSIEVQAGCRGDLRPDPRFDAIDIITLVFQDDDDAMVDCFMLLRSNTVTTETNLDGIPDCKVLLFPEEKQVFSHFTKIISIFDPDTLIGWDVQGGSLGFLAERAAYLGIGLLNNISRIPSSRGLNTTEEDMPDDMSLKVATADPVPLDGAIVEDEWGRTHASGVHVGGRIVLNVWRLMRGEVKLRMYTIEAVAETVLRKKVPYIPCMVLAKWFSSGPGRARYRCMEYLLVKTKLNLDIMNQLDMINRTSELARVFGIDFFSVLSRGSQYRVESMFLRLAHTQNYVAISPGNLQVAYQPAMECLPLVMEPESGFYADPVVVLDFQSLYPSMIIAYNLCFSTCLGKITSSMANILGVSSYSPDMKVLQNLKHEILLTPNGVMYVPSKFRKGVLPRLLEEILSTRIMVKKAMKKLAPSQQVLHRIYDARQLALKLIANVTYGYTAAGFSGRMPCAELADSIVQCGRRTLEAAISFVNNHNKWKAKVVYGDTDSMFVLLKGRSRREAFHIGNEIVSAISAMNPNPVVLKMEKVYQPCFLLTKKRYVGYSYESPDQSKPKFDAKGIETVRRDTCDAVSKTMEQSLRLYFEHQDIDKVKAYLLRQWTRIISGRVSLQDFVFAKEVCLGTYSSRASSLPPSAIVATKAMRADPRAEPRYAERVPYVVVHGEPGARLVDMVVDPMELLALDSRYRLNEAYYIRKQIIPALQRVFGLVGADLNQWFSDMPRPERETVGKRHFYAPNQHRTRIDYYYLSRHCILCGSLVQASSYFCHNCSKSEATVATALIGRTAKLEKEIQHLAAICRHCGGGDWLLESGVKCTSLACSIFYERRKVQKELKSLAAAATELGFYPTCMAEWF comes from the exons atgcaaatggGGGATTCTCCAGAGTCGGATTCGAAGATTTTCAGTGTCCGAATTGTGTCGATTGACTACTACATGGCCCCGCCAATTGCCGGAATCGACATTTCCTATAGCAGTTTTCAAG GTGGAAAAGTAAATGAGGTTCCAGTTATAAGAATATATGGGTCAACTCCGGCTGGTCAGAAGACTTGCTTGCACGTGCATAGA GCTTTGCCTTACTTTTACATCCCATATTCAGATGTATCACTTCAACTAGACGAAGAAG ACAGTGCTTCTACAAATGCCATCTCTCTTGCAATTGAGAAGGCCTTGAAG CTCAAAGGCAATGCTGGCTTGAAACGGCAGCATGTCCATGGTTGTAGTCTAGTTCGAGCAAAGAAGTTATACGGCTTTCATTCTTCAGAGGAGTTATTTGTGAAGATTTATCT GTACCATCCACAGGATGTATCTCGGGCTGCCACTCTTCTTTTG GGAGGTGCTGTTTTGGATAGGATTGTGCAGCCTCATGAATCACACATTCCATTTCTTCTCCAGTTTTTG ATTGATTACCATTTGTATGGGATGGGTCATCTGCATGTCTCAAAAATTAAGTTCCGGCATCCTGTACCTGAAGTTTTCTCTCCCAGGAAAGCTGCTCACACTTTCCTACAGAGAGATCTGACAGACAAGTCAACTGGCATTGCTGCAAATACAAAG GTAGATTCAGGTGCAGACCCTTCTTTAGCTTCACCAATTTGGACGTCTTCTACAATTCCAGATGATTGGACTTGGCAATCTTACAGCCAGTCTGATTCCTTGGTTGATCAAAATCTATTGTCAGTTAAACGGCAAAGTATGTCTGAACTGGAGGGAGATGCTGTTGTGGAAG ATATTCTCAATCAGCTGTTTATATCGTATACATCCCTCTCGCAGACACGTACAGATGTGAAAATGGTTCAGTCCTTAATACCTATTTGGGAG GAGTTCGAAAGGAATGGAGAGCAGGGGCCTGCAGTTCCACCTGATCCAGGGAAACCACTTCCAGAAGATGTCTTGAGGATACTTTCAGACGGGCTTGAGCTGGAAAAAGTACTTGCTGATCTGAGTAGAGGAGAATATTCATCTTTCAGCCAGGACTTAATTAAATCTTTGACTGATAAAGGAACTTTGGTAGACAAAGTCAACTTTTTGGATGATCCAGATGAAGCATTAAAATGCTTAGAAGATGGAAATTTGCCCTCTCAAACTGATGATGGTGAAAACTATGGTAAAGGGCACCATGGGCATATGAAGCAGTTGTCTGCTGATCAATTACAAGATTCTAACCTTGTTGGACCATCAAAACTGAAG gctTCAGATCAGGATGCTTTGGGGCTTTTGAAGTGGCTTGCATCTTCTCAAGCTGCAGAAGAAATAAATTCTGATGATGAACTTGCTCACCAGACCATCCTGAGTTCCTTTTTACCAACATCAACAGTTAATAAGGCATTGGAGAAAGCAAGCACAGATTTCGAGAATCAGTCGCAGCAAGAGTGTCAGGACATTCTTGATTCTGTTGAAGATGCAGTTGCAACTGAAGAATCAGATGATAAGGCTTCTAATTCTAATCATAATCTTCTATGCCAGACTTTACGTAATGAAGTAATTCCTCAAGTTGATGGCTCCCCTGATGATCCCAACTCAGTTCCATTTGGTGATAAGTCATCTTCAGAAATAAATTATGTACCTGAGACTTCACAACTTGCTGGTTTAAGGCTTACTGAACGCAAAAGAAAAAGACCTCAGTGGGGCTTTTTACCTGTTTCTTCAAATCGAAACATTCATAATG ACAAATGCCCAAATTGTATACAGGGTGATGCACATGGACTTAATAACTGTACAGAGTCCTCTAGTGCATTAATTGGATGCTCCATGAGGGATTTAATGAGAAAAAAACGAAGCCATTGCAGTGAGCTATCTGAATGTAGAGCTTCTGAGGTTATAAAGGTTACTAGTGACAAGGAACAGAAAGACAagatttttgtttccaagaaactGACAAATGACGAAGAATGCAATAGATCTCAGATTTCCTACTCACCCAGATCTGCAGTTACAGATAAATTAGGAGAATTATGTGAGTGTCCTGCATCGGCAGAGTTCGCTAAGGTGAACACTGATGGATCTGATCTTTTTGTGCATG AATTTGCAGGTCTCTGCACAAGGGGGATGCGTTGTTCCTCTAGGTTGCCTGGGGAACTTAAAAAAGATAGCCCACTTAAGGAGGCTATCAGTTCATGCTGTCAATCCTCCAACCATGTCGGATGTCAAATCTTTGAGAAAAATTATTCAATTTTAGACTCTGGTTTGAAGAGCAAGGTTTCCATGCATGAGATACCTGAAATGGGAAATGACAACAATAAGGACACAGGGGTGTCAACTACAGTGAATCTATTGCAGACTGAGCCCCAGATTAACAGACATGTAAAATCCCCTGGATTTTACAGTTCAAGATTGTCTGCTAGTAGCATGATAGCACACCCTGTGGAACTAATTTGTTTAACTTTGTGTCAGAAACCCCCAGTGATAGAGTGGACCGATGAACCTGATGGAGATTCTGTATTGTCACCTTCTATTTCTCAGGACCCTCATGAGCTGGTAGAAAAGGAGGAAGGAATATCTCTTCTGGGTGAAGTTGCAGATGACATTCTTCCTTTCTTCATAAATGACAACCTAGAAGGAAAAGAGCTTCGAAACCTAAACTGCCAGGAAGCAGGATATAGTTATCATCAAGATTCAATCATCGGTGTCCCTGTTCACTATCAGAATGATGGCTCCTATCTATATATGTTGACTCCTGTTCAGTCACCGCCATCAGAGGAAAATGTCAAGAGATGGCTTTCTTTAGATGGCAGAAATACTTCAAGAGAAAAGGCAGCAGATGCATCAGTTCTGTTTATATCACCTAAGCATTTGTCCGATGATCTCGTGGATTCACGGCGTCCTTTATGCCATGCTTCTAATCTGTCTTCTCTGGATTCCGAGGCAAGGTCTGAGTCCAACCTTCATCAGTTGAATCACCATAACCAGGAAAACTTCAATGGACAAGTAGAGGCTCATAATGATGAGGTGAGAACAATCCAGAAGGATGCATACAAAATTTTGATGTCTAAGCCATCAGCTGTTTTTTCACAAGAACACTCTCAGTTATCTGGTCCTGATGTGAAATCAAAGTTGACTCCTTTAAGTCAGATGGGTTTTCGGGATCCAGCTAGTGTTGGTGGGAGGCAGCAGCTAACAATTGTGAGTATTGAGGTTCAAGCAGGATGTAGGGGAGATTTAAGGCCTGATCCTAGGTTTGATGCCATTGATATTATAACTCTTGTTTTtcaagatgatgatgatgcaaTGGTTGATTGTTTCATGCTTTTGCGGTCCAATACAGTTACAACTGAAACAAATCTAGATGGAATACCTGATTGCAAGGTTTTGCTTTTCCCTGAAGAGAAGCAAGTATTTAGCCATTTCACAAAGATTATATCTATCTTTGATCCAGACACATTAATTGGCTGGGATGTTCAAGGGGGTTCCCTTGGTTTTCTTGCTGAAAGGGCTGCTTATCTTGGCATTGGTTTGCTAAATAACATATCTCGAATACCATCTTCTAGAGGTCTCAATACTACTGAGGAAGATATGCCAGATGATATGTCTCTTAAGGTGGCTACTGCTGATCCTGTGCCTTTAGATGGTGCTATCGTTGAAGATGAATGGGGCCGAACTCATGCCAGCGGTGTCCATGTTGGTGGTCGAATTGTTCTTAATGTTTGGCGATTAATGCGAGGTGAAGTTAAGCTTAGGATGTACACTATTGAGGCTGTTGCTGAAACTGTATTGAGGAAGAAAGTTCCATATATTCCTTGCATGGTGTTGGCAAAATGGTTTTCAAGTGGTCCTGGTCGTGCAAGATATCGCTGTATGGAGTATTTGTTAGTGAAAACTAAGTTGAACCTTGATATCATGAATCAACTTGATATGATAAACAGAACATCAGAACTTGCTCGAGTCTTTGGTATTGACTTCTTTTCTGTTCTCTCTAGAGGTTCACAGTATCGAGTTGAATCAATGTTTCTTAGACTGGCACATACACAAAATTATGTTGCCATTTCTCCTGGAAATCTACAGGTTGCTTATCAGCCTGCAATGGAGTGTCTTCCTCTTGTGATGGAACCAGAGTCTGGCTTTTATGCAGACCCAGTTGTTGTTTTGGATTTTCAGTCTCTTTATCCATCAATGATAATTGCATATAACCTTTGCTTTTCTACATGCCTTGGAAAAATCACATCTTCAATGGCAAATATTCTTGGTGTCAGTTCTTATTCACCAGATATGAAGGTTTTGCAGAATTTGAAGCATGAAATACTGCTTACTCCAAATGGTGTTATGTATGTACCTTCAAAGTTTCGTAAAGGAGTACTGCCCCGCTTACTGGAAGAAATATTATCAACTAGAATTATGGTAAAAAAAGCAATGAAGAAATTAGCTCCATCACAGCAGGTGCTACACCGTATATATGATGCCAGGCAACTTGCCCTAAAGTTAATAGCAAACGTGACTTATGGCTATACAGCTGCTGGATTTAGTGGTCGCATGCCCTGTGCAGAGCTAGCAGACAGTATTGTGCAATGTGGTCGTAGAACACTAGAGGCTGCTATTTCCTTTGTGAACAATCATAACAAGTGGAAAGCAAAAGTTGTATATGGTGATACTGATAG CATGTTTGTTCTCCTTAAGGGACGTTCTCGTAGGGAAGCTTTCCACATTGGTAATGAGATTGTGTCAGCAATAAGTGCAATGAATCCAAATCCTGTTGTGCTAAAGATGGAAAAGGTCTATCAACCTTGCTTCCTCCTTACTAAGAAAAGGTATGTTGGCTACAGCTATGAGAGTCCTGACCAAAGTAAGCCAAAGTTTGATGCAAAAGGTATTGAGACAGTAAGGAGAGATACATGTGACGCTGTATCCAAGACAATGGAGCAGTCGCTGAGACTTTACTTCGAACATCAAGATATTGATAAG GTTAAGGCATACCTATTGCGTCAATGGACACGGATTATATCTGGCAGAGTCTCTCTTCAAGATTTTGTTTTTGCAAAAGAGGTCTGCTTAGGCACTTACAGTTCACGGGCGTCATCACTTCCCCCATCAGCAATTGTAGCCACTAAAGCAATGAGGGCTGACCCGAGGGCAGAACCACGCTATGCAGAGCGAGTTCCTTATGTGGTAGTTCATGGTGAACCTGGTGCCCGACTGGTAGATATGGTTGTGGATCCAATGGAACTTCTTGCTCTTGATTCTCGTTACAGATTAAATGAGGCCTATTATATTAGGAAACAGATAATTCCAGCTTTACAGCGAGTTTTTGGGCTCGTTGGAGCTGACTTGAACCAATGGTTCTCTGATATGCCGCGTCCTGAAAGGGAAACTGTTGGTAAACGTCATTTTTATGCTCCAAATCAACATCGAACTAGAATTGACTATTACTACCTATCACGACACTGTATCCTCTGTGGTTCACTAGTACAAGCATCAAGCTATTTCTGTCATAACTGTTCTAAGAGTGAGGCAACTGTTGCAACAGCTTTGATCGGAAGAACTGCAAAACTGGAAAAGGAAATCCAACATCTTGCTGCT ATTTGCCGGCATTGTGGCGGTGGGGACTGGCTTTTAGAAAGCGGGGTGAAATGCACATCTCTCGCATGCTCTATTTTCTACGAGAGAAGGAAAGTTCAGAAAGAACTGAAGTCTCTCGCTGCTGCTGCTACAGAACTTGGTTTCTACCCTACTTGCATGGCTgaatggttttaa